In Paenibacillus sp. BIC5C1, a genomic segment contains:
- the yqeH gene encoding ribosome biogenesis GTPase YqeH, with protein MTEPHNGNIAVRCSGCGVHLQTENPELPGFIPEKALDREPVICQRCFRIKNYNESSSVTVDQDEFLALLSKIGDKDALVIHIVDLFDFDGSIISGLQRFVGNNPVLLAVNKTDLLPKVTNWNKVRNWVQKQAKEQGLRTVDVVLCSAKQNQGFDRLLELVGTYRGDRDVYVVGGTNVGKSTLINRLIRDYSDLEQELTTSRYPGTTLDMVNIPLDDGKAIIDTPGIVYPWRFSEIVSRKDLAAIMPEKPLKPAVYQLNSGQTLFFGGMARFDFVEGDRQSFTCFISTALDIHRTKLERADDLYRDHLGELLSPPTREDAADMPEWTRHEFRIKRGSQSDVFISGLGWIKVNGENGALVAVHAPKGIRVLIRPSLI; from the coding sequence ATGACAGAACCGCATAACGGCAATATTGCCGTAAGGTGCAGCGGATGCGGAGTGCATCTGCAAACGGAAAACCCGGAATTACCAGGATTCATCCCCGAAAAAGCGTTGGATCGTGAACCCGTCATTTGCCAGCGTTGTTTCCGTATCAAAAATTACAATGAGTCATCATCCGTTACAGTGGACCAGGACGAGTTCTTGGCCCTGCTGAGCAAAATCGGGGATAAGGATGCACTTGTCATCCATATCGTTGATCTGTTTGACTTTGATGGCAGTATCATCTCTGGTTTGCAGCGTTTTGTAGGCAACAATCCAGTATTGCTTGCCGTGAACAAAACGGACTTGCTTCCAAAAGTAACCAACTGGAACAAGGTTCGCAACTGGGTGCAAAAACAGGCCAAAGAACAAGGTTTGCGTACGGTAGATGTCGTTCTGTGCAGTGCAAAGCAAAATCAGGGCTTCGACCGACTGCTTGAGCTTGTAGGCACGTATCGTGGAGATCGTGACGTATACGTGGTTGGTGGTACCAATGTGGGCAAATCCACACTGATTAACCGTCTGATTCGGGACTACAGTGATCTCGAGCAGGAGCTCACAACATCACGTTACCCGGGGACAACGTTGGATATGGTTAATATTCCGCTGGACGATGGAAAAGCTATTATTGATACACCGGGAATTGTATACCCTTGGCGTTTCAGTGAGATTGTATCCCGCAAAGATCTGGCTGCCATTATGCCAGAGAAACCACTTAAACCGGCCGTTTATCAATTGAATTCTGGTCAGACGCTGTTCTTTGGCGGTATGGCTCGTTTTGACTTTGTGGAGGGAGATCGTCAGTCCTTCACTTGTTTTATCAGCACTGCGCTTGATATTCACCGGACGAAGCTGGAACGTGCAGACGATTTGTATCGTGACCATCTGGGTGAGTTGCTGTCTCCACCAACGCGTGAAGATGCAGCAGATATGCCTGAATGGACCAGACATGAATTCCGAATCAAACGTGGCAGCCAGTCGGATGTATTCATTTCCGGACTGGGCTGGATTAAGGTTAACGGTGAGAATGGGGCCCTTGTAGCTGTTCATGCTCCAAAAGGTATTCGTGTACTGATCCGCCCATCCTTGATCTAA